A region of Nitrospinota bacterium DNA encodes the following proteins:
- a CDS encoding type II toxin-antitoxin system HicA family toxin codes for MSKLPVVNFKTMDRLLGGLGFIKARQKGSHAFYRHPDGRTTTVPNHPGRDLARPLIREILKEIELSTDDYIKSIKQ; via the coding sequence TTGAGTAAACTTCCTGTCGTCAACTTCAAGACGATGGACAGGCTTCTGGGCGGACTGGGTTTTATTAAGGCGCGCCAGAAAGGAAGTCACGCATTTTACCGCCACCCCGACGGCAGAACCACAACAGTTCCAAACCATCCAGGGCGCGATCTTGCCAGACCGTTGATACGGGAAATCCTCAAGGAAATAGAGCTTTCCACGGATGACTACATCAAGTCGATAAAGCAATGA
- the lepA gene encoding elongation factor 4: MNIRNFSIIAHIDHGKSTLADRLLQTTGAVSDREMKEQILDSMDIERERGITIKAQTARLGYKAKDGQEYVLNLIDTPGHVDFSYEVSRSLAACEGVILVVDASQGVEAQTLANVHLAMENDLVMIPVINKIDLPSADVEGVKQQIKEIIGLPPEDVILASAKAGIGIEDILEAVVARIPAPKRDLDAKPRALLVDSWYDQYQGVVSLIRMVDGVISKKDKILFLSTGSEHEIDNMGVFTPKARPVNQLTAGEVGFFTGAIRTIADAKVGDTVTLARNGSKEALPGFVEAKPMVFSGLYPTDSDEYEPLRDALAKLRLNDSSFSYEPENSLALGFGFRCGFLGLLHMGIIRERLEREFNLSLISTAPTVVYRVTMNSGDVITVDNPANLPGPNERVSITEPVIEATIILPEEYIGPVMTLCRERRGHQKKMEYITTKRVSLVYTLPLNEIVLDFFDKLKSITKGYASMDYELAGYQEADLVKLDLLVNGEPVDTLSAIVHKDKSYNVGRDLTERMQELIPRQMFDIAIQAAIGSKIISRTTVKALRKNVLAKCYGGDITRKRKLLEKQKEGKKRMKSIGRVEIPHEAFLAILKTDGK; this comes from the coding sequence ATGAACATACGTAATTTCTCCATCATCGCCCACATAGACCACGGCAAGTCCACCCTGGCCGACAGGCTTTTGCAGACAACCGGCGCCGTGTCGGACAGGGAGATGAAGGAACAGATCCTCGACTCCATGGACATAGAGCGCGAACGGGGCATAACCATAAAAGCGCAAACCGCCCGCCTGGGCTATAAGGCCAAAGACGGGCAGGAGTACGTGCTCAACCTCATAGACACCCCGGGCCATGTGGACTTCTCTTACGAGGTGTCCCGGAGCCTTGCGGCCTGCGAAGGGGTGATACTGGTGGTGGACGCCAGCCAGGGGGTGGAGGCGCAAACCCTGGCCAACGTGCATCTGGCCATGGAGAACGACCTGGTTATGATCCCCGTGATAAACAAGATAGACCTTCCCTCGGCGGATGTGGAAGGAGTGAAACAACAGATAAAAGAGATAATCGGCCTGCCGCCGGAAGATGTTATTTTAGCCTCGGCCAAGGCGGGCATCGGCATAGAGGACATTCTGGAGGCGGTGGTGGCCCGCATCCCCGCGCCCAAGCGCGACCTGGACGCCAAACCCCGCGCCCTGCTGGTGGACTCGTGGTACGACCAGTACCAGGGCGTGGTGTCGCTCATCCGCATGGTGGACGGGGTGATAAGCAAGAAGGACAAGATACTGTTCCTCTCCACCGGCTCCGAACACGAGATAGACAACATGGGTGTTTTCACCCCCAAGGCGCGGCCGGTAAACCAGCTTACCGCCGGGGAGGTGGGCTTTTTCACCGGCGCCATAAGGACCATAGCCGACGCGAAAGTTGGAGACACGGTGACGCTGGCCCGCAACGGCTCCAAAGAGGCCCTGCCCGGTTTCGTGGAGGCCAAGCCCATGGTGTTCTCGGGCCTTTATCCCACCGACAGCGACGAGTATGAGCCCCTGCGCGACGCCCTGGCCAAGCTGAGGCTTAACGACAGCTCTTTCTCCTACGAGCCGGAAAACTCTTTGGCTTTAGGGTTCGGGTTCCGGTGCGGCTTTTTAGGCCTTTTGCACATGGGCATCATAAGGGAGCGGCTGGAGCGGGAGTTCAACCTGTCGCTCATCTCCACGGCGCCCACGGTGGTGTACCGGGTGACGATGAACAGCGGCGACGTTATAACGGTGGACAACCCGGCCAACCTGCCCGGCCCCAACGAGCGGGTCAGCATCACCGAGCCGGTGATAGAGGCCACCATAATCCTGCCCGAAGAATATATCGGCCCGGTGATGACCCTTTGCCGGGAACGGCGGGGCCATCAGAAGAAGATGGAATACATCACCACCAAGCGGGTTTCGCTGGTTTACACCCTGCCGTTGAACGAGATCGTGCTGGATTTCTTCGACAAGCTAAAATCCATAACCAAAGGCTACGCATCCATGGATTATGAGCTGGCGGGCTATCAGGAGGCGGACCTGGTGAAGCTGGACCTGCTGGTGAACGGCGAGCCGGTAGACACCTTATCGGCCATAGTCCACAAAGACAAATCCTACAACGTGGGGCGCGACCTTACCGAGCGGATGCAGGAGCTTATCCCCCGCCAGATGTTCGACATCGCCATCCAGGCGGCCATAGGCTCCAAGATAATTTCGCGCACCACAGTGAAAGCCCTGCGCAAGAACGTGCTGGCCAAATGCTACGGCGGCGACATTACCCGCAAACGCAAGCTTTTGGAGAAGCAGAAGGAAGGCAAGAAACGGATGAAAAGCATCGGCCGGGTGGAAATACCCCACGAGGCGTTCCTTGCCATATTAAAGACCGATGGCAAATAA
- a CDS encoding glycosyltransferase family 4 protein, giving the protein MKVSFVIPFYGANIGGGAENHCRRLAESLTVRGVDVEVLTTTLKDFTSHWNSVYYEAGVYCVNGVTVRRFHPRPVDTDVFVPVNLKIIAGEPITIDEELDYVHNAINSDAMYEFIGNNHKGRLYFFMPYLFGTSLWGSSIVPYKSFLIPCLHDEGYARLEVTKRMFRRVNAALFNSPAEMRLAQNLYGGMPYSEPVLMGEGVDRIEDADGKRFRGKYGMGDTPFILYVGRRDATKNTPLLLEYFTRYITANRKANLNLALIGPGEVDIPEAAAGRVKDLGFVPLEDKKDAYAAATMLCQPSLNESFSLVMMESWWVGRPVLVHKNCEATREHVEKSGGGLAFESFAEFAESVEYILEDPDRAGRMGQAGKAYVESNYTWDIICARFKRFLRMTEELGFDR; this is encoded by the coding sequence GTGAAAGTATCTTTCGTAATACCCTTCTACGGGGCCAACATAGGCGGCGGAGCCGAGAACCATTGCAGAAGGCTGGCCGAAAGCCTCACCGTGCGCGGGGTGGACGTGGAGGTGCTAACCACCACGCTTAAAGATTTCACGTCCCACTGGAATAGCGTTTATTACGAGGCGGGGGTGTATTGCGTCAACGGCGTAACCGTACGCAGGTTCCACCCCAGGCCGGTGGACACCGACGTGTTCGTGCCGGTGAACCTGAAAATAATCGCCGGGGAACCCATCACCATAGACGAGGAGCTGGACTACGTCCACAACGCCATAAACTCCGACGCCATGTATGAGTTCATCGGGAACAACCACAAGGGGCGGCTCTACTTTTTCATGCCCTACCTTTTCGGCACGTCGCTGTGGGGTTCTTCCATAGTGCCATACAAATCGTTCCTCATCCCCTGTCTGCATGATGAAGGATACGCCCGGCTGGAGGTGACAAAACGGATGTTCCGCCGGGTGAACGCGGCGCTGTTCAACTCCCCTGCCGAAATGCGGCTGGCCCAAAACCTTTACGGCGGCATGCCCTACTCCGAGCCGGTGTTGATGGGCGAAGGGGTGGACAGGATAGAAGACGCGGACGGAAAAAGGTTCCGCGGGAAATACGGGATGGGCGACACGCCGTTCATCCTTTACGTGGGCAGGCGCGACGCCACCAAGAACACGCCGCTTCTGCTGGAGTATTTCACCCGGTACATAACCGCCAACCGCAAGGCGAACCTTAATTTGGCCCTCATAGGGCCGGGCGAGGTGGACATACCCGAAGCGGCGGCGGGCCGCGTGAAGGATTTGGGGTTTGTGCCTCTTGAGGACAAGAAAGACGCTTACGCCGCCGCCACCATGCTCTGCCAGCCGTCGCTGAACGAAAGTTTCTCGCTGGTGATGATGGAATCCTGGTGGGTGGGGCGCCCCGTGCTGGTCCATAAAAATTGCGAGGCCACCCGGGAGCATGTGGAAAAATCCGGCGGCGGGCTGGCGTTTGAAAGCTTCGCGGAGTTCGCCGAAAGTGTCGAATACATATTGGAAGACCCGGACAGGGCCGGAAGGATGGGCCAGGCGGGCAAGGCCTATGTGGAGAGCAATTACACCTGGGACATTATATGCGCCCGGTTCAAACGGTTTCTGCGGATGACTGAAGAGCTGGGGTTCGACCGGTGA
- the lepB gene encoding signal peptidase I codes for MAARDPKNPEGEAVAAQTAQESSLWKEYAKAIVVAVFLAVVIRTFVAQAFKIPSESMVSTLLVGDHLLVNKLLYRFEKPQRGDIIVFRYPMEPDRDFVKRAIGLPGETVEMKGNTVYVNGEALVEPYAIYEQNPLAAGDDYHFGPVTVPDGHLFMMGDNRNNSQDSRYWGMLDMNLIHGKAFIIHWSWLDNTFGVRWDRIGKLLK; via the coding sequence TTGGCCGCGCGTGATCCGAAAAACCCGGAGGGGGAGGCCGTAGCCGCCCAAACGGCGCAGGAGTCATCGCTTTGGAAAGAGTACGCCAAGGCGATTGTGGTGGCCGTGTTTTTAGCGGTGGTCATCAGGACCTTCGTGGCGCAGGCGTTCAAGATCCCTTCCGAATCCATGGTAAGCACGCTTCTGGTGGGTGACCATCTGCTGGTGAACAAGCTTCTGTACCGGTTCGAAAAACCCCAGCGGGGCGACATAATAGTGTTCCGCTACCCCATGGAGCCGGACAGGGATTTCGTCAAAAGGGCCATCGGCCTGCCGGGGGAAACGGTGGAGATGAAGGGCAACACCGTTTACGTCAACGGCGAGGCCCTTGTGGAACCCTACGCCATTTACGAGCAAAACCCCCTGGCCGCCGGGGATGATTACCATTTCGGCCCCGTCACCGTGCCCGATGGGCATCTTTTCATGATGGGGGACAACCGCAACAACAGCCAGGACAGCCGGTATTGGGGCATGCTGGATATGAACCTTATCCACGGCAAGGCGTTTATCATCCACTGGTCCTGGCTGGACAACACCTTCGGCGTCCGCTGGGACAGGATAGGCAAACTGCTTAAATAG
- a CDS encoding type II toxin-antitoxin system HicB family antitoxin, protein MKTFTAYIEFDPETKLYVGVIPGITGAHSQGSSLDELKENLKEALELCLEEYKERGDLDDLPRFVGLQQIEVSA, encoded by the coding sequence GTGAAAACCTTCACAGCATATATTGAATTCGACCCTGAAACAAAGCTGTATGTAGGCGTAATTCCGGGCATTACCGGGGCTCATTCCCAGGGCTCAAGTCTCGACGAACTGAAAGAGAACTTGAAGGAAGCGCTGGAGCTTTGCCTTGAGGAATACAAGGAGCGTGGAGATCTTGACGACCTGCCACGCTTCGTTGGCTTGCAACAAATAGAGGTTTCCGCTTGA
- a CDS encoding ABC transporter ATP-binding protein, whose product MTAIELSGVFKTFRKVSVKGNYGTLKGALVSLVTGKGGKSPKPADDNHFDALRDISFSVPAGSTWGLIGRNGSGKSTLLKLVAGIYRPDQGHVKTSGVVSALIELGAGFHPEFSGRENIFINASILGLPRKKIQEKFDDIVSFAELWDFIDNPVRTYSSGMFMRLGFSVAVHADPDILLVDEVLAVGDEAFGHKCQEKMESFKKSGKTILLVTHNLDEVKRWCDGAVWIDSGAVKMIGKPNRVVDAYLATVAEKENLDALEKDHAPHAEIVETANRWGSGEVEITGVRLTDGAKEERRVFPSGEALTVSVDYRAHRKVAEPVFGIGINRKDGANCYGTNTHIEGIDIDFVDGQGSVAFTVDRLDLVDGAYTLSVAVHAKDGHAYDYHDQMYDFTVRSKFKDVGVFRPPHSWVINGQRYLPSEEAAR is encoded by the coding sequence ATGACCGCGATAGAGCTTTCGGGCGTTTTCAAAACGTTCCGCAAGGTGTCCGTGAAGGGCAATTATGGCACGCTGAAGGGCGCCCTTGTGTCTTTAGTGACCGGTAAAGGGGGGAAATCGCCCAAACCCGCGGACGATAACCATTTCGACGCCCTGCGGGACATCAGTTTTTCCGTGCCCGCCGGAAGCACCTGGGGGCTTATAGGCCGCAACGGCTCGGGCAAATCCACCCTTCTAAAGCTGGTGGCCGGGATATACAGGCCGGACCAGGGCCATGTGAAAACCAGCGGCGTGGTTTCCGCCTTGATAGAGCTTGGCGCCGGGTTCCACCCGGAATTCTCGGGCCGGGAGAACATTTTCATAAACGCCTCAATCCTGGGCCTGCCCCGCAAAAAGATACAGGAAAAGTTCGACGACATCGTTTCTTTCGCCGAGCTTTGGGATTTTATAGACAACCCGGTGCGGACATACTCTTCGGGCATGTTCATGCGGCTGGGGTTCTCGGTGGCGGTGCACGCCGACCCGGACATTTTGCTGGTGGACGAGGTGCTGGCCGTGGGGGACGAGGCTTTCGGCCACAAGTGCCAGGAGAAAATGGAGTCGTTCAAGAAATCCGGCAAGACCATACTGCTGGTCACCCACAACCTCGACGAAGTAAAGCGATGGTGCGACGGCGCTGTGTGGATAGACAGCGGCGCGGTGAAGATGATAGGCAAACCCAACCGCGTGGTGGACGCCTATCTTGCCACCGTGGCCGAAAAAGAAAACCTGGACGCGCTTGAAAAAGACCATGCGCCCCACGCCGAAATCGTTGAGACCGCCAACCGCTGGGGCTCCGGCGAGGTGGAAATAACCGGCGTGCGTCTGACGGACGGCGCCAAAGAGGAACGACGCGTTTTCCCCTCGGGTGAGGCATTGACCGTGTCGGTGGATTACCGCGCCCACCGCAAGGTGGCCGAGCCGGTTTTCGGCATCGGCATAAACAGGAAAGACGGCGCCAACTGTTACGGCACCAACACCCACATCGAGGGTATAGACATAGACTTCGTGGATGGCCAGGGAAGCGTGGCCTTCACCGTGGACCGGCTGGACCTGGTGGACGGCGCATACACCCTGTCGGTGGCCGTCCACGCCAAAGACGGCCACGCTTATGACTATCACGACCAGATGTACGACTTCACCGTGCGTTCGAAGTTTAAGGACGTGGGGGTTTTCCGCCCGCCCCATTCCTGGGTGATAAACGGCCAGAGGTATTTGCCATCCGAAGAGGCGGCCCGGTGA
- a CDS encoding SDR family NAD(P)-dependent oxidoreductase — translation MAAKNILITGCSSGIGLSAAQELAKRGHRVFATARKPEDVARLRDMGLESGQLDLCDPASIRAAVKTIEVKTGGSIHALVNNAAYGQPGAVEDLSRDALREQFETNLFGTMELTNLVIPLMRAKGDGRVVMVSSVLGLVAAPFRGAYNASKFALEGITDTLRLELKNSGVQVSLVEPGPIATKFRENAYKAFQKHIEPAKSPHHEFYMKWEGRFKKKGPISPFTLQPEAVAAKIIHAIENPRPKRRYYVTLATYGAVWLKRALPFWAMDRVMSREKD, via the coding sequence ATGGCCGCCAAGAACATCCTGATCACCGGTTGCTCCTCGGGCATAGGGTTATCAGCCGCCCAGGAGCTGGCCAAACGGGGCCACAGGGTGTTCGCCACCGCCCGCAAGCCGGAAGATGTGGCCCGCCTGCGGGACATGGGGCTGGAAAGCGGACAGCTGGACCTTTGCGATCCCGCTTCCATCCGCGCCGCCGTAAAAACCATCGAAGTAAAAACCGGAGGCTCCATACACGCATTGGTCAACAACGCCGCCTATGGCCAGCCCGGCGCCGTGGAAGACCTTTCGCGGGACGCGTTGAGGGAGCAGTTTGAAACGAACCTTTTCGGGACGATGGAGCTTACGAACCTTGTTATACCCCTCATGCGCGCAAAGGGGGATGGAAGGGTTGTGATGGTAAGCTCGGTGCTGGGGCTGGTGGCCGCGCCGTTCCGGGGGGCTTACAACGCCTCGAAGTTCGCGCTGGAAGGCATTACCGACACGTTGCGGCTGGAGCTGAAAAACTCCGGCGTGCAGGTGTCGCTGGTGGAGCCGGGGCCCATCGCCACCAAATTCCGGGAGAACGCCTATAAAGCTTTTCAAAAACATATCGAACCGGCAAAGAGTCCCCACCACGAGTTTTATATGAAATGGGAGGGCCGGTTCAAAAAGAAGGGCCCCATCTCGCCCTTCACGTTACAGCCCGAAGCGGTGGCGGCGAAGATAATCCACGCCATTGAAAACCCCAGGCCGAAACGGAGATATTATGTGACACTGGCCACTTACGGGGCCGTATGGCTTAAGCGGGCGCTACCCTTTTGGGCCATGGACAGGGTAATGTCCCGGGAGAAGGATTGA